The following proteins are co-located in the Clavibacter capsici genome:
- the moaC gene encoding cyclic pyranopterin monophosphate synthase MoaC: protein MTDPAASAAAPSLTHLRQDGSAHMVDVTDKAVTKRRAVAQAVLVTRPEVVASVIAGDLPKGEAVGTARIAGIMAAKRTSDLIPLCHPLPIGRIEIDITGDDDRLTVVASVSTTGVTGVEMEALTAASVAALTLYDMLKAVDARAVITDVLVREKQGGKSGDWERA from the coding sequence ATGACTGATCCCGCCGCCAGCGCCGCCGCGCCGTCCCTCACCCACCTGCGGCAGGACGGATCCGCCCACATGGTCGACGTCACCGACAAGGCCGTCACGAAGCGCCGCGCCGTCGCGCAGGCCGTGCTCGTGACGCGGCCCGAGGTGGTCGCGTCCGTCATCGCGGGCGACCTCCCGAAGGGCGAGGCGGTCGGCACGGCGCGCATCGCGGGGATCATGGCGGCGAAGCGGACGTCGGACCTCATCCCGCTCTGCCATCCGCTGCCGATCGGCCGCATCGAGATCGACATCACGGGCGACGACGACCGGCTCACCGTGGTCGCGTCCGTCAGCACCACGGGCGTCACGGGCGTGGAGATGGAGGCGCTCACGGCGGCCTCGGTCGCCGCGCTCACGCTCTACGACATGCTCAAGGCGGTGGACGCGCGGGCCGTGATCACCGACGTGCTCGTGCGCGAGAAGCAGGGCGGCAAGTCCGGCGACTGGGAGCGGGCATGA
- a CDS encoding MogA/MoaB family molybdenum cofactor biosynthesis protein: MTAVDPRGRAVVIVASTRAALGEYEDRTGPVIAAWLRERGFAVDGPHVRADGPGVAAALADAVAGDARVILTTGGTGITPTDRTPEATAPLLDLEIPGIMEEARRIGTAHTPTAVLTRGHAGIAGGAFVMNLPGSPGGVRDGLGLLDRILDHVLEQARGAVHPATDPAADADGATA, from the coding sequence ATGACCGCCGTGGATCCGCGGGGCCGCGCGGTCGTGATCGTCGCCTCCACGCGCGCCGCCCTGGGGGAATACGAGGACCGCACGGGACCCGTCATCGCGGCCTGGCTCCGGGAGCGCGGCTTCGCGGTGGACGGCCCGCACGTGCGGGCCGACGGACCCGGGGTCGCCGCCGCGCTCGCCGACGCCGTCGCGGGCGACGCGCGCGTGATCCTCACCACGGGCGGCACGGGCATCACCCCCACCGATCGCACGCCCGAGGCGACGGCGCCGCTGCTCGACCTCGAGATCCCCGGGATCATGGAGGAGGCCCGCCGCATCGGCACGGCCCACACGCCGACGGCCGTGCTCACGCGCGGGCACGCGGGGATCGCGGGCGGCGCGTTCGTCATGAACCTGCCGGGCTCGCCGGGCGGCGTGCGCGACGGCCTCGGCCTGCTCGACCGGATCCTCGACCACGTGCTCGAGCAGGCCCGCGGCGCCGTGCATCCCGCGACGGACCCGGCTGCGGACGCCGACGGAGCGACGGCGTGA
- a CDS encoding methionine ABC transporter permease, whose amino-acid sequence MDALTPLLPLLGRSTVETLTMVLLTLLLGGLGGLVMGLGLYLTRAGSLLANRPVFAVLNVVVNTFRPIPFVIFLVAAQPLARAVTGTGIGQQAIIFTLSLAASFAISRIVEQNLLTVQPGVIEAARSVGASPVRIIFTLLIPEALGPLILGYTFVFVGIVDMTAVAGAVGGGGLGDFAIVYGYRQFEPVVTWAAVLIIIVLVQVVQLIGNRLARAALRR is encoded by the coding sequence ATGGACGCGCTCACCCCGCTCCTGCCGCTCCTCGGCCGGTCCACGGTCGAGACGCTCACGATGGTGCTGCTCACCCTCCTGCTCGGCGGGCTCGGCGGCCTCGTGATGGGCCTCGGCCTCTACCTCACGCGCGCCGGGAGCCTCCTCGCGAACCGGCCCGTGTTCGCGGTGCTCAACGTCGTCGTGAACACGTTCCGTCCGATCCCGTTCGTGATCTTCCTGGTCGCCGCCCAGCCCCTCGCCCGCGCCGTCACCGGCACCGGCATCGGCCAGCAGGCGATCATCTTCACGCTGTCCCTCGCGGCATCGTTCGCCATCAGCCGCATCGTCGAGCAGAACCTGCTCACGGTGCAGCCGGGCGTCATCGAGGCGGCCCGGTCCGTGGGCGCGAGCCCCGTGCGGATCATCTTCACGCTGCTGATCCCCGAGGCGCTCGGGCCGCTGATCCTCGGCTACACGTTCGTGTTCGTCGGCATCGTCGACATGACGGCGGTCGCGGGCGCGGTCGGCGGCGGCGGCCTCGGCGACTTCGCGATCGTCTACGGCTACCGGCAGTTCGAGCCGGTCGTCACCTGGGCGGCGGTGCTCATCATCATCGTGCTCGTGCAGGTGGTGCAGCTCATCGGCAACCGGCTGGCGCGGGCGGCGCTCCGGCGCTGA
- a CDS encoding MetQ/NlpA family ABC transporter substrate-binding protein → MTTQAPLIDAPKRRNRLGLIIGAVVLVLAIVAAVLFSTGAFSGGGKAVRIGVVGASDPQWQPFVDAAKEEGIDVEVVNFSEYTQLNPALSEGEIDLNQFQHLVYLAQYNEGAGDDLTPIGATAIYPLALYSQKHGSVDEIPQGGTVVVPNDESNLARSLLVLQSAGLVTLKGGGSSISTLDDIDQAASKVTVTPVDAALTATSLPDADAVIINNDFVTDAGLTSDDAIAQDDPSDPNSLAYVNVFAARADDAEDETYLKLARIFEDTPAVIDALVENSGDTAIPLKTPAGELQSILSTTEKAVAEKKAAR, encoded by the coding sequence ATGACCACCCAGGCACCCCTGATCGACGCCCCGAAGCGGAGGAACCGCCTCGGCCTCATCATCGGCGCGGTCGTCCTCGTCCTCGCGATCGTCGCGGCCGTCCTCTTCTCCACCGGCGCCTTCTCCGGCGGCGGCAAGGCCGTCCGCATCGGCGTGGTCGGCGCGAGCGACCCGCAGTGGCAGCCCTTCGTGGATGCGGCGAAGGAGGAGGGCATCGACGTGGAGGTCGTGAACTTCTCCGAGTACACGCAGCTGAACCCCGCCCTGTCCGAGGGCGAGATCGACCTCAACCAGTTCCAGCACCTCGTCTACCTCGCGCAGTACAACGAGGGCGCGGGCGACGACCTCACGCCCATCGGCGCCACCGCGATCTACCCGCTCGCGCTGTACTCGCAGAAGCACGGCTCGGTCGACGAGATCCCCCAGGGCGGCACCGTCGTCGTCCCCAACGACGAGTCGAACCTCGCCCGCAGCCTGCTCGTGCTCCAGAGCGCCGGCCTCGTCACGCTGAAGGGCGGCGGGTCCAGCATCTCCACGCTCGACGACATCGACCAGGCCGCCTCCAAGGTCACCGTCACGCCCGTCGACGCCGCGCTCACCGCCACGTCCCTGCCGGACGCCGATGCGGTCATCATCAACAACGACTTCGTCACGGACGCGGGCCTCACCTCCGACGACGCCATCGCGCAGGACGACCCGAGCGACCCGAACTCCCTCGCCTACGTCAACGTGTTCGCGGCCCGTGCCGACGACGCGGAGGACGAGACCTACCTGAAGCTGGCGCGGATCTTCGAGGACACCCCGGCCGTCATCGACGCCCTCGTCGAGAACTCGGGCGACACGGCCATCCCGCTGAAGACCCCGGCCGGCGAGCTGCAGAGCATCCTCAGCACGACCGAGAAGGCCGTCGCCGAGAAGAAGGCGGCTCGATGA
- a CDS encoding molybdopterin molybdotransferase MoeA, translated as MTPDRPADRLRRTVDEHRAAVSALLAPLAGLPAEELDVSAEALVADPHRHAGRVLARDVVSPLDLPPFRNSQMDGYAVHAADLADATGERPAVLRIAPRIPAGVAPAPLEPGTAAPCMTGAPVPPGADAIVPIEAAIPDRFVDEDATDATVSFRAPVDPGAFVRAQGSDLAAGAVLVAAGTRLLPAHLGVLASAGVARISVRRRPVVLLLSTGLELRGPGEELAPGQIHDANSAALAASLQAAGAEVRALRIASDDADLVRAALRDAAHDVDLLVTTGGVSAGAYEVVRDVLEGGGVEFVSVAVQPGGPQGLGTADLGGARIPVVAFPGNPVSALVSFELFLRPVLRRIAGHPRPDRPSRELPLAEPLDSPAAKHQVRRGRLDADGRVVAVGGPGSHLLHAYATATHLVHIPAGRDRLEAGDPVTVWSIDD; from the coding sequence ATGACCCCCGACCGCCCCGCGGACCGCCTACGACGCACGGTCGACGAGCACCGTGCGGCCGTGTCCGCGCTTCTCGCCCCGCTCGCGGGCCTGCCCGCGGAGGAGCTGGACGTGTCCGCGGAGGCGCTCGTCGCGGATCCCCACCGCCATGCCGGCCGCGTGCTCGCCCGCGACGTCGTGAGCCCGCTCGACCTGCCGCCGTTCCGCAACTCGCAGATGGACGGCTACGCCGTGCACGCCGCCGACCTCGCCGACGCGACGGGTGAGCGCCCCGCCGTCCTCCGCATCGCGCCCCGGATCCCCGCGGGCGTCGCCCCCGCGCCCCTCGAACCCGGCACCGCCGCGCCCTGCATGACGGGCGCCCCCGTGCCGCCCGGTGCCGACGCGATCGTGCCCATCGAGGCCGCGATCCCCGACCGCTTCGTCGACGAGGACGCGACCGACGCCACCGTCTCCTTCCGCGCGCCCGTGGATCCGGGCGCCTTCGTCCGCGCGCAGGGCAGCGACCTCGCCGCGGGCGCCGTGCTCGTCGCCGCCGGCACGCGCCTCCTCCCCGCGCACCTGGGCGTCCTGGCGTCGGCCGGCGTCGCGCGCATCTCCGTGCGCCGGCGACCCGTCGTCCTCCTCCTCTCCACCGGCCTCGAGCTGCGGGGGCCGGGCGAGGAGCTCGCGCCCGGCCAGATCCACGACGCCAACTCCGCCGCGCTCGCCGCGTCGCTCCAGGCCGCGGGCGCGGAGGTGCGGGCGCTCCGGATCGCCTCCGACGACGCCGACCTGGTGCGCGCCGCCCTCCGCGACGCGGCCCACGACGTCGACCTCCTCGTCACGACGGGCGGGGTCAGCGCGGGCGCGTACGAGGTCGTCCGCGACGTGCTCGAGGGCGGCGGCGTGGAGTTCGTCTCCGTCGCCGTGCAGCCGGGCGGGCCGCAGGGGCTCGGCACGGCGGACCTCGGCGGCGCGCGGATCCCCGTCGTCGCGTTCCCCGGCAACCCCGTGAGCGCGCTCGTCTCGTTCGAGCTGTTCCTCCGTCCGGTGCTGCGGCGGATCGCCGGGCACCCGCGTCCCGACCGCCCGTCCCGCGAGCTGCCGCTGGCCGAGCCGCTCGACTCGCCCGCCGCCAAGCACCAGGTGCGGCGCGGCCGGCTCGACGCGGACGGCCGGGTCGTCGCGGTCGGCGGGCCCGGATCCCACCTCCTGCACGCGTACGCGACCGCCACCCACCTCGTCCACATCCCCGCAGGTCGCGACCGGCTCGAGGCCGGCGACCCCGTCACCGTCTGGAGCATCGATGACTGA
- a CDS encoding ABC-F family ATP-binding cassette domain-containing protein codes for MAHLLGAEALHLEFPTRVIFDDVTIGVNEGDRIGIVGRNGDGKSTLLSLLAGRLEPDSGRVTRRRGVTIGVLDQSDTLPDGQTVGEAIVGGIDEHEWAGNPLVRDVIDGLASDVPWDADVAELSGGQRRRVALAKLLIGDHDILFLDEPTNHLDVEGIAWLAGHLRRRWAPSSGGLIVVTHDRWFLDEVANATWEVHDRLIEPFEGGYAAYILQRVERDRSAAVSEAKRQNLMKKELAWLRRGAPARTAKPKFRIEAANALIADEPPARDTVSLASMAMQRLGKDVVDLLDVSVSYGDKQILKDVEWRIAPGERTGILGVNGAGKSTLLSLVAGTLQPTTGRVKRGKTIKVAVLTQQLDELKDVLDDRVSTVIGRQRTTYVAGGKEMTPGQLLERLGFTSAQLSTPVKDLSGGQKRRLQLLLIVLDEPNVLILDEPTNDLDTDMLAAMEDLLDSFPGTLLVVSHDRYLLERVTDQQYAVMNGNLRHLPGGVDQYLKLRQQPGNAERSTVARPDEVGGQATATLGGSGGTQLQGAELRNAQKELASITRKLEKADTRRRQALDAMAEHDPNDYEGLARANDGVRAIEAEVEALESRWMELSELLEG; via the coding sequence GTGGCCCATCTGCTGGGAGCCGAAGCGCTCCACCTCGAGTTCCCGACGCGCGTGATCTTCGACGACGTGACCATCGGGGTGAACGAGGGCGACCGCATCGGCATCGTCGGACGCAACGGCGACGGCAAGTCGACCCTCCTCTCCCTCCTCGCGGGACGCCTGGAGCCGGATTCCGGCCGCGTCACGCGCCGCCGCGGCGTCACCATCGGCGTGCTCGACCAGAGCGACACCCTGCCGGACGGCCAGACCGTCGGCGAGGCGATCGTCGGCGGGATCGACGAGCACGAGTGGGCGGGCAACCCGCTCGTCCGCGACGTGATCGACGGCCTCGCCTCCGACGTGCCGTGGGACGCCGACGTCGCCGAGCTCTCGGGCGGCCAGCGCCGCCGGGTCGCGCTCGCGAAGCTCCTCATCGGCGACCACGACATCCTCTTCCTCGACGAGCCCACCAACCACCTCGACGTGGAGGGCATCGCCTGGCTCGCCGGCCATCTCCGCCGCCGCTGGGCGCCGAGCTCGGGCGGCCTCATCGTCGTGACCCACGACCGGTGGTTCCTCGACGAGGTCGCGAACGCCACGTGGGAGGTCCACGACCGCCTCATCGAGCCGTTCGAGGGCGGCTACGCGGCGTACATCCTGCAGCGCGTCGAGCGCGACCGCAGCGCCGCCGTCTCCGAGGCCAAGCGCCAGAACCTCATGAAGAAGGAGCTCGCGTGGCTGCGCCGCGGGGCGCCCGCGCGCACGGCGAAGCCGAAGTTCCGGATCGAGGCGGCCAACGCCCTCATCGCCGACGAGCCGCCCGCGCGCGACACCGTCTCGCTCGCGTCCATGGCCATGCAGCGGCTCGGCAAGGACGTCGTCGACCTCCTCGACGTGTCCGTCAGCTACGGCGACAAGCAGATCCTCAAGGACGTCGAGTGGCGCATCGCGCCCGGCGAGCGCACCGGCATCCTCGGCGTCAACGGCGCGGGCAAGTCCACGCTCCTGTCGCTCGTCGCCGGGACCCTCCAGCCCACGACCGGCAGGGTCAAGCGCGGCAAGACCATCAAGGTCGCCGTGCTCACGCAGCAGCTCGACGAGCTGAAGGACGTGCTCGACGACCGCGTCTCCACCGTCATCGGCCGCCAGCGCACCACGTACGTCGCGGGCGGCAAGGAGATGACGCCCGGCCAGCTGCTCGAGCGCCTCGGCTTCACGAGCGCGCAGCTGTCCACGCCGGTCAAGGACCTGTCGGGCGGCCAGAAGCGGCGCCTCCAGCTCCTCCTCATCGTGCTCGACGAGCCGAACGTGCTCATCCTCGACGAGCCCACCAACGACCTCGACACCGACATGCTCGCGGCGATGGAGGACCTCCTCGACTCGTTCCCCGGCACGCTCCTCGTCGTGAGCCACGACCGGTACCTGCTCGAGCGCGTCACCGACCAGCAGTACGCGGTGATGAACGGGAACCTCCGCCACCTCCCCGGCGGCGTCGACCAGTACCTGAAGCTCCGCCAGCAGCCCGGCAACGCCGAGAGGTCGACGGTCGCGCGGCCCGACGAGGTCGGCGGCCAGGCCACCGCGACGCTCGGCGGATCCGGCGGCACGCAGCTCCAGGGCGCCGAGCTGCGGAACGCGCAGAAGGAGCTCGCGAGCATCACGCGGAAGCTCGAGAAGGCCGACACGCGCCGCCGCCAGGCCCTCGACGCGATGGCCGAGCACGACCCGAACGACTACGAGGGGCTCGCGAGGGCCAACGACGGCGTGCGCGCCATCGAGGCCGAGGTGGAGGCGCTCGAGTCGCGGTGGATGGAGCTCAGCGAGCTGCTCGAGGGCTGA
- a CDS encoding MFS transporter codes for MTTGRTDTASIPAAHAPAAPATAPARRESAAGLLVYALTLLVLVASGAAPSPLYPVYQEEWALPPVVLTVVFAVYVAGLLATLLTAGRLSDHIGRRPVILGALAVSTAAMLVFAFAHDGLALVVARILQGLAIGLATGALGAGMIDHQPTRRSGLAAFLNGVVPPAALTVGALGSGFLVAYGPAPEETVFVVLAALMVAAGVAVAFVPERQPRRAGALRSLIPSVAVPRAARSVFTAVVGGMIASWALGGMFLAFIGSVLGDTFGLHSAALTGSAIALFTGTGAITGIVIRTRDARRSLIVGVVALVLGPVGLVAAIWTASLPLFGVAAVIGGVGFGAGFQAGLRLVLAEAPVDQRASLLSSVYVASYLAFGVPSIVAGVFVEADGLPIVLTVYGAFVAASALVALVLQLVGRRTRRAERIADARDAATT; via the coding sequence ATGACGACCGGCCGCACCGACACCGCATCCATCCCCGCGGCGCACGCGCCCGCGGCGCCCGCCACGGCGCCCGCACGCCGCGAGTCCGCCGCCGGCCTCCTCGTCTACGCGCTCACGCTGCTCGTGCTCGTCGCCTCGGGCGCCGCGCCCTCGCCGCTCTACCCCGTGTACCAGGAGGAGTGGGCGCTGCCGCCCGTCGTGCTCACGGTCGTGTTCGCCGTCTACGTCGCCGGCCTCCTCGCGACCCTGCTCACGGCCGGCCGCCTCTCCGACCACATCGGCCGCCGCCCCGTGATCCTCGGGGCGCTCGCCGTCTCCACCGCCGCGATGCTCGTGTTCGCCTTCGCGCACGACGGCCTCGCGCTCGTGGTCGCCCGGATCCTGCAGGGCCTCGCGATCGGCCTGGCCACCGGCGCGCTCGGCGCCGGCATGATCGACCACCAGCCCACCCGCCGCTCCGGCCTCGCCGCCTTCCTCAACGGCGTGGTGCCGCCGGCCGCGCTCACGGTCGGTGCGCTCGGCAGCGGCTTCCTCGTGGCCTACGGACCGGCACCCGAGGAGACGGTGTTCGTCGTGCTCGCGGCGCTCATGGTGGCGGCGGGCGTCGCCGTCGCGTTCGTGCCCGAGCGGCAGCCGCGGCGGGCGGGCGCGCTCCGGTCGCTGATCCCGTCGGTCGCCGTGCCGCGCGCCGCCCGCTCGGTCTTCACCGCGGTCGTCGGCGGCATGATCGCGAGCTGGGCGCTCGGCGGCATGTTCCTCGCCTTCATCGGATCCGTGCTCGGCGACACCTTCGGCCTGCACAGCGCGGCGCTCACGGGCTCGGCCATCGCCCTGTTCACGGGCACGGGCGCGATCACCGGCATCGTGATCCGCACGCGCGACGCCCGCCGCAGCCTCATCGTCGGCGTGGTCGCGCTCGTGCTCGGGCCGGTCGGCCTCGTCGCCGCGATCTGGACCGCGTCGCTCCCCCTCTTCGGCGTCGCCGCGGTGATCGGCGGCGTGGGCTTCGGAGCCGGGTTCCAGGCGGGTCTCCGGCTCGTGCTGGCGGAGGCGCCCGTCGACCAGCGCGCGAGCCTCCTCTCCTCCGTCTACGTCGCGAGCTACCTCGCCTTCGGCGTGCCGAGCATCGTCGCGGGGGTGTTCGTGGAGGCCGACGGGCTCCCGATCGTGCTCACGGTCTACGGCGCGTTCGTCGCGGCGAGCGCGCTGGTCGCGCTCGTGCTGCAGCTCGTGGGCCGCCGCACGCGCCGGGCCGAGCGGATCGCCGACGCGCGGGACGCCGCGACGACCTGA
- a CDS encoding LysR family transcriptional regulator ArgP, translated as MMDIRTEHLRTLAAVIDTGTLDAAARALRLTPSAVSQRITALERSAGRVLLRRTRPATTTEAGDAVLRHARQVLLLERDLDGLLGVGEGDAPRAGTAAVPVVVNGDSLASWLLPAFAALAAETGQAVEVLREDEHHSLDLLRDGSAMAAVTSVKDPVQGCTSERLGRMRYRALATPVYVAAHLPDGPTPGALATAPLVMFDRKDAMQDRWLRLRRAPAGQPRHYVPSSAEFVTAVTLGMGWGMLPDLQSEELVASGALVPLDAGSHVDVALHWQRWSVDSPVLADLTRHVRAAAASLR; from the coding sequence ATGATGGACATCCGCACCGAGCACCTGCGCACCCTGGCCGCCGTCATCGACACGGGCACGCTCGACGCGGCCGCCCGCGCGCTGCGGCTCACGCCCTCCGCGGTGAGCCAGCGGATCACGGCGCTCGAGCGCAGCGCCGGCCGCGTGCTCCTCCGCCGCACGCGCCCGGCGACCACGACGGAGGCGGGCGACGCCGTGCTGCGGCACGCGCGCCAGGTGCTCCTGCTCGAGCGCGACCTCGACGGGCTGCTCGGCGTGGGCGAGGGCGATGCGCCGCGGGCCGGCACCGCCGCGGTGCCCGTCGTCGTGAACGGCGACTCGCTCGCCTCGTGGCTGCTGCCCGCCTTCGCGGCGCTCGCGGCCGAGACCGGGCAGGCGGTGGAGGTGCTGCGCGAGGACGAGCACCACTCCCTCGACCTGCTGCGCGACGGATCCGCGATGGCCGCCGTCACGAGCGTGAAGGACCCGGTGCAGGGCTGCACCTCGGAGCGGCTCGGCCGGATGCGGTACCGCGCCCTCGCGACGCCCGTCTACGTCGCCGCGCACCTGCCCGACGGCCCGACGCCCGGTGCGCTGGCCACGGCGCCGCTCGTCATGTTCGACCGCAAGGACGCGATGCAGGACCGCTGGCTCCGCCTCCGCCGCGCGCCCGCGGGCCAGCCGCGCCACTACGTGCCGTCGTCGGCGGAGTTCGTCACGGCCGTCACGCTCGGCATGGGCTGGGGCATGCTGCCCGACCTGCAGAGCGAGGAGCTCGTCGCGTCGGGCGCGCTCGTGCCGCTCGACGCCGGATCCCACGTGGACGTGGCGCTGCACTGGCAGCGCTGGAGCGTGGACTCCCCCGTGCTCGCCGACCTCACCCGGCACGTGCGCGCCGCGGCCGCCTCGCTGAGGTAG
- a CDS encoding molybdenum cofactor biosynthesis protein MoaE translates to MTADRVLFARIAGGAIRVEDCADAVRADDAGAVVTFEGVVRDHDDGKGVLWLDYSAHPAARQAIRQVALDVSARYPDVRIAVEHRIGRLGIGDVALTCAVSSAHRADAFAACGLLVDEVKQRVPIWKQQAFDDGTSEWVASLG, encoded by the coding sequence GTGACCGCCGACCGCGTGCTCTTCGCGCGCATCGCCGGCGGCGCGATCCGCGTCGAGGACTGCGCCGACGCCGTGCGCGCCGACGACGCGGGCGCCGTCGTGACCTTCGAGGGCGTCGTGCGCGACCACGACGACGGCAAGGGCGTCCTCTGGCTCGACTACTCCGCGCATCCGGCCGCGCGCCAGGCGATCCGCCAGGTCGCGCTCGACGTGTCGGCGCGGTACCCGGACGTGCGCATCGCCGTCGAGCACCGCATCGGCCGACTCGGGATCGGCGACGTCGCGCTCACGTGCGCCGTGTCCTCCGCGCACCGCGCCGACGCGTTCGCCGCGTGCGGCCTGCTGGTGGACGAGGTCAAGCAGCGCGTCCCCATCTGGAAGCAGCAGGCGTTCGACGACGGCACGAGCGAGTGGGTCGCCTCCCTCGGCTGA
- a CDS encoding isocitrate lyase/PEP mutase family protein has protein sequence MTIAARGQNLVDLHTAPELLQVVNVWDAITAAAIGALPETKALATASHSIAATFGYEDGERIPLDLHLDMIGRIVAAVEQPVSADIESGYGDAGETVRRAIGVGVVGANLEDGMRPLDQSIRAVEAAVAAAQAEGVPFALNARTDAYVLGGDRDRSDILADAVERSRAYMAAGATSVFVPGPLTEDEVRTLVEAVGPQRLTVIGVPGSLSPARFQELGVARVSYGPWTQRVALTALQDTAKDLYAGGALPEGTRPLN, from the coding sequence ATGACCATCGCAGCCCGCGGGCAGAACCTCGTCGACCTCCACACCGCACCCGAGCTCCTCCAGGTGGTGAACGTGTGGGACGCCATCACGGCCGCCGCCATCGGCGCGCTCCCCGAGACCAAGGCGCTCGCCACCGCGAGCCACTCCATCGCCGCCACCTTCGGCTACGAGGACGGCGAGAGGATCCCGCTCGACCTCCACCTCGACATGATCGGCCGCATCGTCGCCGCCGTCGAGCAGCCCGTCTCCGCCGACATCGAGTCCGGCTACGGCGACGCGGGCGAGACCGTCCGCCGCGCCATCGGCGTGGGAGTCGTCGGCGCGAACCTGGAGGACGGCATGCGTCCCCTCGACCAGTCGATCCGCGCGGTCGAGGCCGCCGTCGCCGCCGCGCAGGCCGAGGGCGTGCCGTTCGCGCTCAACGCCCGCACCGACGCCTACGTGCTGGGCGGCGACCGCGACCGGTCCGACATCCTGGCCGACGCCGTCGAGCGGAGCCGCGCCTACATGGCCGCCGGCGCCACGAGCGTCTTCGTGCCCGGCCCGCTCACGGAGGACGAGGTGCGCACCCTCGTCGAGGCCGTCGGCCCGCAGCGCCTCACCGTCATCGGCGTCCCCGGATCCCTCTCCCCCGCCCGCTTCCAGGAGCTCGGCGTCGCCCGCGTCTCCTACGGCCCGTGGACCCAGCGCGTCGCGCTGACCGCGCTCCAGGACACGGCGAAGGACCTCTACGCGGGTGGCGCGCTGCCCGAGGGGACGCGTCCGCTCAACTGA
- a CDS encoding methionine ABC transporter ATP-binding protein gives MTDAPHVSLRGVGKRYPPRAKGEPALDALADVDLDIRRGEVFGIIGYSGAGKSTLVRLVNALERPTAGTVSVDGREIQGLPERELRKLRLGIGMVFQQFNLFTSKTVWGNVAYPLTVAGMPRDQQQRRISDLLHFVGLADKAHARPDELSGGQKQRVGIARALATSPAILLADEATSALDPETTSEVLALLRRVNEELGVTIVVITHEMEVIKSIADRVAVMDSGRVIEQGEVFDVFSRPTSDAARRFVSTVVAGVPERDEVERLRARHPGRLVTLSFADGGATQTEVFQALAAAGIAFEVVHGGITDIQGRTFGNLTLALGGDPARVDEVLAVDRAGVTVTEVV, from the coding sequence ATGACGGACGCCCCGCACGTCTCCCTGCGGGGCGTCGGCAAGCGGTACCCGCCGCGGGCGAAGGGCGAGCCGGCCCTCGACGCCCTCGCCGACGTCGACCTCGACATCCGCCGCGGCGAGGTGTTCGGGATCATCGGCTACTCCGGCGCGGGCAAGAGCACGCTCGTGCGGCTCGTGAACGCGCTCGAGCGGCCGACCGCGGGCACCGTCTCGGTCGACGGGCGCGAGATCCAGGGCCTGCCCGAGCGGGAGCTGCGGAAGCTCCGCCTCGGCATCGGCATGGTGTTCCAGCAGTTCAACCTCTTCACGTCGAAGACCGTGTGGGGCAACGTCGCGTACCCGCTCACCGTCGCGGGCATGCCCCGGGACCAGCAGCAGCGGCGGATCAGCGACCTCCTGCACTTCGTCGGCCTCGCCGACAAGGCGCACGCCCGGCCCGACGAGCTGTCCGGCGGCCAGAAGCAGCGCGTCGGCATCGCCCGCGCGCTCGCGACGAGCCCCGCGATCCTGCTCGCCGACGAGGCCACGAGCGCGCTGGATCCCGAGACCACGAGCGAGGTGCTCGCGCTCCTCCGCCGGGTCAACGAGGAGCTCGGCGTGACGATCGTCGTCATCACGCACGAGATGGAGGTCATCAAGTCCATCGCCGACCGCGTGGCCGTCATGGACTCCGGCCGGGTCATCGAGCAGGGCGAGGTCTTCGACGTGTTCTCGAGGCCCACGAGCGACGCCGCGCGCCGCTTCGTCTCCACGGTCGTCGCGGGCGTGCCCGAGCGGGACGAGGTGGAGCGCCTGCGGGCGCGCCACCCGGGCCGGCTGGTCACGCTGTCCTTCGCGGACGGCGGCGCCACGCAGACCGAGGTGTTCCAGGCGCTCGCCGCCGCGGGCATCGCGTTCGAGGTCGTGCACGGCGGCATCACCGACATCCAGGGCCGCACCTTCGGCAACCTGACCCTCGCGCTCGGGGGCGACCCCGCGCGCGTCGACGAGGTGCTCGCGGTCGACCGGGCCGGCGTCACCGTGACGGAGGTGGTCTGA